The Croceibacterium sp. TMG7-5b_MA50 genome segment CCATCGTCCAGCTTGCGCCAGGTCGTGCCCCGCCGGTTGAGCAGTTCGTCCCAGCCGACATGCGCGGCCCAGCCGGCCAGCAGCGCCGGCGGGGCGCCTTCCTTCTTGTAGTCATGGAAGGTGTAGCCGATACCCCGCGCGTCCAGCCAGCTGCGCGCCTTCTTCACCGTGTCGCAATTGGGTATGCCGTAAACGTCCATGA includes the following:
- a CDS encoding ArsC family reductase — protein: MDVYGIPNCDTVKKARSWLDARGIGYTFHDYKKEGAPPALLAGWAAHVGWDELLNRRGTTWRKLDDGARADLDDGKALTLMSEQPSLIRRPVVVSGDALLVGFDPDRWEQALC